The genomic DNA TTCAAATCTTTCACATGCTTTTTCAATATCAGGTACTGCAATTCCAATATGACCTGTGCattaaaaaagtatattttatttcaattattatatttgatatattttaattatgtaataGTTAAAATATATTACCAAATCCTTGAGGATTTGAATTTCCATTATGAAATTTGGTATCAGGATCAGTTTCTGTTCCCCAGTTACTATAAGGAAATGTTGATATTTCATACACTACTAatctataataatattaaacaattcTTTATTATACATTAAATTGTAAACCTACTGAGCAAGTCCTATAGTAGCTCTACGGCTAAATGTCCATTCAATACTTTCTCTTTTATCAGTAGGTATTTCCTTAGGATTCTCATATCCCAAAAGATACCAAGAGAGTTTGGTTTCaggaaaatcaattttctgTAATAAATGCATACCGAGTACTTCGGTATAAAATGGTAATGATATTCTTGGATCTTTAATACGATACATTGTTTGTTGCACGAAGTAACCATTCGTTGCAGGATCAGGTTCTTTACACAGTTCACGTGTTTCACTATTTGTTAATCCTGTAGGTTCACCCATCTAAAAGAAATACAAtgatattttacataaatactgCCATATAATTCATTaagattaaatttcaatataaataacTTAACTTGAAGATAAAATACTGTTATTTTTCGTAAATgccttattttcatttttttttatatatatatatatatatatatatataatataaataaattgaaaatcttttcaTAAAACTATAGTGCTAATAAATCGAAacacaaaaattatttaaataatgttaTGTTTATATTGTATATGTTATGTTAAAACTAAATAGGTTAAATCACAAATGTGAGAAGTTGTCATGACAAAATCGTTGCATCAGTGGA from Osmia lignaria lignaria isolate PbOS001 chromosome 15, iyOsmLign1, whole genome shotgun sequence includes the following:
- the LOC117600510 gene encoding lactoylglutathione lyase, which codes for MGEPTGLTNSETRELCKEPDPATNGYFVQQTMYRIKDPRISLPFYTEVLGMHLLQKIDFPETKLSWYLLGYENPKEIPTDKRESIEWTFSRRATIGLAHNWGTETDPDTKFHNGNSNPQGFGHIGIAVPDIEKACERFERLNVTFVKKLNNTRLKGYAMIKDPDDYWIEIISSTSIANIVLNH